TTCTGGCTGGAGCTACTCCGGATACTAAGCTGGCACTGATCCGAAATTATCAGGCGCAGGGACAGCAGGTAGCAGTGTCCGGGAATGAAACCAAGGATATATCAGCCCTGATCCAGGCCGATGTAGCAGTGGCGATGAATACCAGTGCTACGGCGGTTAAAGAAGCTGGAAACATGATAGATCTGGATTCCAATCCCACCAAACTCATCGAGATTGTCCGGATTGGAAAACAATTACTGATGACCAGAGGGGCATTGACAACCTTTAGCGTGGCGAATGATCTGGCAGAATATTTTGCGCTTATTCCGGTTTTGTTTTACAATATTTATCAACCATTAGCAAGGCTGAATATATTGGGGTTAACCAGTGTAAAAAATGCCATCTTGGTAGTGCTTAGTTATAATGTGTTGCTTATTATTGCGATGATTCCTTTGGTTTTAAAGGGCGGTAAGGATCAAGGAAGGGTGACGGCAAAATGGTTTGAAAAAAACAGGCTGATTGATGGCTTAGGGGGTTTATTAACTCCATTTGTAGCGATTAAATTACTGAATATGTTGTTAACGGCGCTGGGTCTTGAGTGAGGTGAAGAAGATAAAAAAAGCAAAAGAAAATCCAAAGTTTAAAATTGCCTTCAGCATCGTTTCATTTTCTGGTACTGACTGAGATTTGGGGGATGATTTATCCGGTTAGTGTAATAAATACTGCACAAATTGCATTTCCAAATCAGGCAAATGGTAGTATCATTATAATATCAGTGGCAGAATGGATGGATATATTTAGTAAATA
This is a stretch of genomic DNA from Acetobacterium woodii DSM 1030. It encodes these proteins:
- a CDS encoding potassium-transporting ATPase subunit C, translating into MPSASFHFLVLTEIWGMIYPVSVINTAQIAFPNQANGSIIIISVAEWMDIFSK